A part of Sandaracinaceae bacterium genomic DNA contains:
- a CDS encoding putative metal-binding motif-containing protein yields the protein MPRLLWAFGLLTALGLAGCGSDGGVDPDPDLGVADDLGTTPDEGVLVDTGVCVDGDEDGHGVDCAQGADCDDTDASNWTGCATCVDDDGDGAFTGCDAYVDITGPDCDDADAVISPEAYELADDGIDNDCDGSDLVAATASAGIFVAGVAGCSDVSPTRGSRQQPACTLNGALGRATHGDYFVESSTQDIASAAFSGGNVRLYGGYDPSDWSRNASDDPTSINVDSVSAGDPMITFVSGGSFLVDGFVINATPVGDGVPERAAFELTPTERADFRRVRIATTGLIGAIAVSGINDDRPSMSIIEARVSCSDTSLLTSSLLECVRGSALEHAQLAFSSFRTNSVGRNLHVVELQDVRHIDILNNAFQASSMDSSSRIVVANSPLVFNAIANSIAIRSASNSYAGVFELGEVGSIVLVNNATQGWSAATVWLFENSDTLGALTARNNHFYETGTPAMAAFATRFNRSTVTTYTSTGAAEFNACSMQCQDVGGNFAGDPLFTGPEQADFLVSGASPLVDAGVDPGPYVRIPGVGFSFSGTRPQGGLFDVGAYELEF from the coding sequence ATGCCCCGCCTGCTCTGGGCCTTCGGCCTCCTGACCGCCCTCGGGCTCGCCGGCTGTGGCAGTGACGGGGGCGTCGACCCGGACCCAGACCTCGGAGTCGCGGACGACCTGGGCACCACGCCCGACGAAGGTGTGCTGGTGGACACCGGGGTGTGCGTGGACGGCGACGAAGACGGACACGGCGTCGACTGCGCGCAGGGCGCGGACTGCGACGACACCGACGCCAGCAACTGGACCGGCTGCGCCACCTGCGTGGATGACGATGGCGATGGGGCCTTCACGGGCTGTGATGCCTACGTGGACATCACCGGTCCGGACTGCGACGACGCGGACGCGGTCATCTCGCCGGAGGCCTACGAACTCGCCGACGACGGTATCGACAACGACTGTGATGGCAGCGACCTGGTCGCGGCCACGGCCAGCGCGGGCATCTTCGTGGCCGGCGTGGCGGGTTGCTCGGACGTGTCGCCCACGCGGGGCTCGCGCCAGCAGCCCGCGTGCACGCTGAACGGTGCCCTCGGCCGCGCGACCCACGGTGACTACTTCGTCGAATCGAGCACGCAGGACATCGCGTCCGCCGCGTTCTCGGGCGGCAACGTACGGCTCTACGGCGGCTACGACCCCAGCGACTGGAGCCGCAACGCGAGCGACGACCCGACGAGCATCAACGTGGATTCCGTCTCCGCAGGAGACCCCATGATCACCTTCGTGAGCGGCGGGAGCTTCCTCGTGGACGGCTTCGTGATCAACGCCACGCCGGTGGGGGACGGCGTACCGGAGCGCGCAGCCTTCGAGCTGACGCCGACGGAGCGCGCGGACTTTCGGCGCGTGCGCATCGCCACCACCGGCCTCATCGGAGCCATCGCCGTGAGCGGGATCAACGACGACCGCCCCAGCATGTCCATCATCGAAGCGCGCGTCTCCTGCTCGGACACGTCGCTCCTGACCTCGAGCCTCCTCGAGTGCGTGCGTGGCTCCGCGCTCGAGCACGCGCAGCTGGCGTTCTCGTCCTTCCGCACCAACAGCGTCGGACGGAACCTGCACGTGGTGGAACTCCAGGACGTTCGGCACATCGACATCCTGAACAACGCGTTCCAGGCGAGCAGCATGGACAGCTCGTCCCGCATCGTGGTGGCCAACAGCCCCCTGGTGTTCAACGCCATCGCGAACAGCATCGCCATCCGCAGCGCATCGAACTCGTACGCCGGCGTGTTCGAGCTCGGCGAGGTGGGCTCCATCGTGCTGGTCAACAACGCCACCCAGGGCTGGTCGGCTGCGACCGTGTGGCTCTTCGAGAACTCCGACACGCTCGGCGCGCTGACCGCCCGCAACAACCACTTCTACGAGACGGGCACCCCGGCCATGGCGGCGTTCGCCACACGCTTCAACCGCAGCACGGTCACCACCTACACGTCCACCGGCGCCGCCGAGTTCAACGCCTGCAGCATGCAGTGTCAGGACGTGGGCGGGAACTTCGCCGGCGACCCGCTCTTCACGGGTCCCGAGCAGGCCGACTTTCTCGTCTCGGGTGCCTCACCCCTCGTCGACGCCGGCGTCGACCCCGGTCCG